In Aliamphritea ceti, a single window of DNA contains:
- a CDS encoding cbb3-type cytochrome c oxidase subunit I has protein sequence MKYQSQMVAKPYFIAAIGLFVGQILFGVIMGMQYVVGDFLFPEIPFNVARMVHTNLLIVWLLFGFMGSTYYMVPEESQTELYSPKLAMLLFWVFLVAGALTIIGYLAVPYATLAHMTGNELLPTMGREFLEQPTITKIGIVLVALGFLFNIGMTLLRGRKTVITMVLFLGLVGLAVFFLFSFYNPENPVLDKMFWWWVVHLWVEGVWELILGAILAFTLIKVTGVDREVIEKWLYVIIAMALITGLLGTGHHYFFIGLPEYWLWIGSVFSAMEPVPFFMMTLFAFNMVNKRRRQHPNRVAVLWALGTGVMAFLGAGVWGFLHTLAPVNYYTHGSQITAAHGHMAFYGAYVMIVLTMISYAMPMLNGREAANSIKSQVTEMWGFWLMTVSMVFITLFLTGAGILQVYLQRFSDAPLPFMIVQDKIELFYWLREAAGLVFLLGLIVYIISFFVKGEEARLKPAEQTVIE, from the coding sequence ATGAAGTATCAATCTCAAATGGTAGCCAAACCGTACTTTATAGCGGCAATTGGCTTATTTGTCGGACAGATCCTGTTCGGCGTGATTATGGGGATGCAATATGTAGTCGGTGACTTCCTGTTTCCGGAAATACCGTTCAACGTTGCCCGTATGGTCCATACGAATTTACTGATTGTTTGGTTGTTATTTGGCTTTATGGGTTCCACTTATTACATGGTGCCTGAAGAGTCGCAAACCGAACTGTACTCTCCAAAGCTGGCGATGTTGCTGTTCTGGGTATTTCTGGTAGCGGGTGCGCTGACTATCATCGGCTATCTGGCTGTCCCTTATGCCACTCTCGCACATATGACGGGGAATGAATTGTTGCCAACAATGGGACGGGAGTTCCTTGAGCAGCCGACAATTACCAAGATCGGTATTGTACTGGTGGCGCTGGGCTTCCTGTTCAATATTGGCATGACGCTGTTACGTGGCCGTAAAACCGTTATCACTATGGTGCTGTTTTTAGGCCTGGTAGGTCTGGCTGTGTTCTTCCTGTTCTCTTTCTATAACCCTGAAAACCCTGTGCTGGATAAGATGTTCTGGTGGTGGGTTGTTCACTTGTGGGTTGAAGGTGTTTGGGAACTGATTCTGGGTGCAATTCTGGCATTCACCCTGATCAAGGTTACTGGCGTTGACCGTGAGGTTATTGAGAAATGGTTGTATGTCATCATTGCGATGGCGCTGATCACCGGCTTGCTGGGTACTGGTCACCACTATTTCTTCATTGGTCTGCCTGAGTACTGGCTGTGGATCGGTTCTGTGTTCTCTGCAATGGAACCTGTACCGTTCTTCATGATGACATTGTTTGCCTTCAATATGGTGAATAAGCGTCGCCGTCAGCACCCTAACCGTGTTGCAGTTCTCTGGGCATTGGGTACTGGTGTTATGGCATTCCTGGGGGCTGGTGTATGGGGCTTCCTGCACACGCTGGCACCGGTTAACTATTACACTCACGGCTCACAGATTACTGCAGCCCATGGTCATATGGCCTTCTATGGCGCATACGTAATGATTGTGCTGACTATGATCTCTTACGCGATGCCTATGCTGAATGGCCGTGAAGCGGCGAACAGCATTAAGTCTCAGGTTACTGAAATGTGGGGCTTCTGGCTGATGACTGTATCTATGGTCTTCATCACGCTGTTCCTGACGGGTGCAGGTATCCTGCAGGTTTATCTGCAACGCTTCAGCGATGCGCCACTGCCATTCATGATTGTTCAGGACAAGATCGAACTCTTCTACTGGCTGCGTGAAGCTGCAGGTCTGGTATTCCTGCTGGGTCTGATCGTGTACATCATCAGCTTCTTTGTTAAAGGCGAAGAAGCGCGCCTGAAGCCTGCTGAGCAGACTGTCATTGAGTGA